Proteins found in one Campylobacter lari genomic segment:
- the rpoC gene encoding DNA-directed RNA polymerase subunit beta' — protein MSKFKPIEIKEDGRPRDFEAFQLRLASPEKIKSWSYGEVKKPETINYRTLKPERDGLFCAKIFGPVRDYECLCGKYKKMRFKGIKCEKCGVEVTSSKVRRSRMGHIELVTPVAHIWYVNSLPSRIGTLLGVKMKDLERVLYYEAYIVENPGDAYYDNENTKKVEFCDVLNEEQYLNLMQRYESSGFKARMGGEVVRDLLANLDLVELLNKLKEDIAATNSEAKKKTIIKRLKVVENFLNSNLNSNTNIDEVVPNRPEWMMITNLPVLPPDLRPLVALDGGKFAVSDVNDLYRRVINRNTRLKRLMELDAPEIIIRNEKRMLQEAVDALFDNGRRANAVKGANKRPLKSLSEIIKGKQGRFRQNLLGKRVDFSGRSVIVVGPKLRMDQCGLPKKMALELFKPHLLAKLEEKGYATTVKQAKKMIENKTNEVWECLEEVVKGHPVMLNRAPTLHKLSIQAFHPVLVEGKAIQLHPLVCAAFNADFDGDQMAVHVPLSQEAIAECKVLMLSSMNILLPASGRSVTVPSQDMVLGIYYLSLEKDGAKGEHKICTGIEEVMIALEAKSLDIHASIRSVVDGRKITTTAGRLIIKSILPDFVPENMWNKVMKKKDIAALVDYVYKEGGLEVSASFLDKLKDLGFEYATKAGISISIADIIVPDQKQKSIEEAKKQVREIQNSYNLGLITSGERYNKIIDIWKSANNVLSKDMMELIKKDKEGFNSIYMMADSGARGSAAQISQLAAMRGLMAKPDGSIIETPIISNFREGLNVLEYFISTHGARKGLADTALKTANAGYLTRKLIDVAQNVKVTMDDCGAHEGVEINEITADGVVIETLEERILGRVLAENIIDSITNEILFSEGTLVDEEKARIIVESGVKSVSIRTPITCKAKKGVCSKCYGINLGEGKLVKPGEAVGIISAQSIGEPGTQLTLRTFHSGGTASTDLQDRQVVAHKEGFVRFYNLNTYEDRQGKTIVANHRNAAILLVEPKIKAPFKGTIHIEHAYEDVVVSVKAKNNEAKFILRKYDLAKANELAGVSGNIEGKLYIPYSDGDEVAENESIVEVIKEGWNIPNRIPYASELLVKDGDPITQDIIAGAKGTLKFYMLKGDGLDRIRNLKKGDVVKEKGVFVVIADENDREAKRHYIPRESVIEFDDSAFVDNPKTIIAKSSKEDKTIIAEWDAYNNTVIAEVAGTINFEDIESGYSADEQIDEATGKRSLVINEYLPSGVRPALLIIGENDKVVRYQLEPKTVIYVNDGDKVKQADILAKTPKAAAKSKDITGGLPRVSELFEARKPKNTAVVAEIDGVVRFDKPLRSKERIIIQAEDGSSAEYLIDKSKRIQVRDGEFIHAGEKLTDGVISSHDVLRILGEKALHYYLISEIQQVYRGQGVVISDKHIEIIVSQMLRQVKIVDSGHTNFIVGDLVSRRKFREENERILRYGGEPAVAEPVLLGVTRAAIGSDSVISAASFQETTKVLTEASIAGKFDYLEDLKENVILGRMIPVGTGLYGDQNLKLKQQN, from the coding sequence ATGAGTAAATTTAAACCTATCGAAATAAAAGAAGATGGCAGACCTAGAGACTTTGAAGCTTTTCAATTAAGACTTGCAAGTCCTGAAAAAATCAAATCGTGGTCTTATGGGGAAGTAAAAAAACCAGAAACGATTAATTATAGAACCTTAAAGCCTGAAAGAGATGGGCTTTTTTGTGCTAAAATTTTTGGACCAGTAAGAGATTATGAATGTCTTTGTGGTAAGTATAAAAAAATGCGTTTTAAAGGCATTAAGTGTGAAAAATGTGGTGTTGAAGTTACTAGTTCTAAAGTACGTCGTTCAAGAATGGGACATATTGAATTAGTTACTCCGGTAGCACATATTTGGTATGTAAATTCTTTGCCAAGTCGTATCGGTACTTTGCTTGGTGTAAAGATGAAAGACTTAGAGCGCGTATTGTATTATGAAGCATATATAGTAGAAAATCCAGGTGATGCTTACTATGATAATGAAAATACTAAAAAAGTTGAATTTTGTGATGTATTAAATGAAGAGCAATATTTAAACTTAATGCAGCGCTATGAAAGTAGTGGATTTAAAGCTAGAATGGGTGGTGAAGTTGTTAGAGATTTACTAGCAAATTTAGATCTTGTTGAGCTTTTAAATAAGTTAAAAGAAGATATTGCAGCAACGAATTCAGAAGCAAAGAAAAAAACTATCATCAAACGCTTAAAGGTGGTAGAAAATTTCTTAAATAGTAATTTAAATAGCAATACAAATATTGATGAAGTGGTACCTAATCGTCCTGAGTGGATGATGATTACAAATTTACCTGTATTACCACCTGATTTAAGACCTTTAGTAGCTTTAGATGGTGGAAAATTTGCAGTTTCTGATGTGAATGATTTATACAGAAGAGTTATCAATAGAAATACGCGCTTAAAAAGACTTATGGAGCTTGATGCACCTGAAATTATCATTAGAAATGAAAAAAGAATGCTCCAAGAAGCAGTTGATGCTTTATTTGATAACGGTAGAAGAGCAAATGCAGTTAAAGGTGCAAATAAACGTCCATTGAAATCTTTAAGTGAAATTATCAAAGGTAAACAAGGTCGTTTTAGACAAAATCTACTTGGTAAAAGGGTTGATTTCTCAGGTCGTAGTGTTATTGTTGTTGGGCCAAAACTTAGAATGGATCAATGTGGTTTACCTAAAAAAATGGCTTTAGAATTATTTAAGCCACACTTATTAGCTAAACTTGAAGAAAAAGGTTATGCTACCACTGTAAAACAAGCCAAAAAAATGATAGAAAATAAAACCAACGAAGTTTGGGAGTGTTTAGAAGAGGTTGTTAAAGGTCATCCTGTAATGCTTAACCGTGCTCCAACCTTGCATAAGCTTTCCATCCAAGCTTTCCATCCGGTTCTTGTAGAGGGCAAGGCAATTCAACTTCATCCATTAGTATGTGCAGCGTTTAATGCTGACTTTGATGGGGACCAAATGGCTGTGCATGTGCCTTTATCGCAAGAAGCAATAGCTGAGTGTAAAGTATTAATGCTCTCATCTATGAATATCTTGCTTCCAGCAAGTGGTCGTTCCGTGACTGTGCCTTCTCAAGATATGGTTTTGGGGATTTATTATCTATCTTTAGAAAAAGATGGTGCTAAGGGTGAGCATAAAATTTGTACAGGTATTGAAGAGGTTATGATTGCCCTAGAAGCAAAATCTTTAGATATTCATGCAAGTATAAGAAGTGTGGTTGATGGTAGAAAAATCACTACAACTGCGGGAAGATTAATCATTAAGTCTATCTTGCCTGATTTTGTTCCTGAAAATATGTGGAATAAAGTCATGAAGAAAAAAGATATTGCAGCTTTGGTTGATTATGTTTATAAAGAAGGTGGCCTTGAAGTAAGTGCTAGCTTTTTAGATAAATTAAAAGATCTTGGTTTTGAATATGCAACAAAAGCGGGTATTTCTATTTCAATTGCTGATATTATTGTGCCAGATCAAAAGCAAAAAAGTATAGAAGAAGCTAAAAAGCAGGTAAGAGAAATTCAAAATTCATATAATTTAGGTTTGATTACCTCGGGTGAAAGATATAATAAGATTATTGATATTTGGAAAAGTGCTAATAATGTCTTATCAAAAGATATGATGGAGTTGATTAAAAAAGACAAAGAAGGATTTAACTCTATTTATATGATGGCAGATTCTGGTGCTAGGGGTTCAGCAGCTCAAATTTCACAGCTTGCCGCGATGAGGGGTCTTATGGCTAAACCTGATGGTTCTATTATTGAAACACCGATTATTTCAAACTTCCGTGAAGGACTTAACGTTCTTGAATATTTCATTTCAACTCACGGTGCCAGAAAAGGTCTTGCAGATACAGCCTTAAAAACAGCAAATGCAGGTTATTTGACAAGAAAGCTTATCGATGTGGCGCAAAATGTAAAAGTTACAATGGATGATTGTGGTGCGCATGAGGGTGTTGAAATTAACGAAATCACTGCAGATGGTGTTGTAATTGAAACCTTAGAAGAAAGAATTTTAGGAAGAGTTTTAGCTGAAAATATTATTGACTCTATTACTAATGAAATTTTATTCTCAGAAGGTACTTTAGTTGATGAGGAAAAAGCTAGAATTATTGTTGAAAGCGGAGTAAAAAGTGTAAGTATTAGAACTCCTATTACTTGTAAAGCTAAAAAAGGAGTTTGTTCTAAATGCTATGGTATTAATCTAGGTGAAGGCAAATTAGTTAAACCAGGTGAAGCTGTAGGTATTATATCTGCTCAATCAATTGGCGAGCCAGGAACACAGCTTACGTTAAGAACTTTCCATAGTGGTGGTACTGCTAGTACAGATTTACAAGATCGCCAAGTAGTAGCACACAAAGAAGGTTTTGTAAGATTTTATAATCTTAATACCTATGAAGATAGACAAGGTAAAACTATAGTGGCCAATCACCGCAATGCTGCTATTTTACTTGTTGAACCAAAAATAAAAGCTCCATTTAAAGGAACTATCCATATTGAACATGCATATGAGGATGTAGTGGTTAGTGTTAAAGCGAAAAACAATGAAGCTAAATTTATATTAAGAAAGTATGACTTAGCAAAAGCTAATGAGCTTGCGGGTGTAAGTGGTAATATCGAAGGTAAATTATATATTCCATATAGCGATGGTGATGAAGTAGCTGAAAATGAAAGTATTGTAGAAGTAATCAAAGAAGGTTGGAATATACCAAATCGTATTCCTTATGCGAGTGAATTACTAGTAAAAGATGGAGATCCTATCACTCAAGATATTATAGCTGGCGCAAAAGGTACTTTGAAGTTTTATATGCTTAAAGGGGATGGCTTAGATAGAATTAGAAATCTAAAAAAAGGCGATGTAGTTAAAGAAAAAGGTGTTTTTGTTGTTATTGCTGATGAAAATGATAGAGAAGCAAAAAGACATTATATACCAAGAGAATCTGTGATTGAATTTGACGATAGCGCTTTTGTGGATAATCCTAAAACCATCATAGCAAAATCAAGTAAAGAAGATAAAACTATTATTGCTGAATGGGATGCATATAACAATACTGTAATTGCAGAAGTTGCAGGTACAATTAATTTTGAAGATATTGAGTCAGGTTATAGTGCTGATGAGCAAATTGATGAAGCAACTGGTAAAAGATCGCTTGTTATTAATGAGTATTTACCAAGTGGAGTACGTCCTGCATTGTTAATTATAGGTGAAAATGATAAAGTAGTGCGTTATCAACTCGAACCAAAAACTGTTATTTATGTAAATGATGGTGATAAGGTCAAGCAAGCTGATATCCTAGCTAAAACTCCAAAGGCAGCAGCTAAGTCAAAAGATATTACTGGAGGTCTTCCAAGGGTATCTGAATTATTTGAAGCAAGAAAGCCAAAAAATACTGCTGTTGTGGCTGAAATTGACGGGGTTGTTAGATTTGATAAACCTTTAAGATCAAAAGAAAGAATCATCATTCAAGCAGAAGATGGAAGTAGTGCAGAGTATTTGATAGATAAATCAAAACGCATTCAAGTAAGAGATGGTGAATTTATCCATGCGGGTGAAAAATTAACCGATGGAGTTATTTCAAGTCATGATGTGCTTAGAATTTTAGGTGAAAAAGCATTGCATTATTATCTTATTTCTGAAATTCAGCAAGTTTATCGTGGTCAAGGTGTTGTGATTTCTGATAAACATATTGAAATCATCGTATCGCAAATGCTAAGACAAGTAAAAATTGTTGATAGTGGTCATACAAACTTTATTGTGGGTGATTTGGTTTCAAGAAGAAAATTCAGAGAAGAAAATGAAAGAATTTTAAGATATGGTGGTGAACCTGCTGTGGCTGAGCCTGTATTGCTTGGGGTTACAAGAGCAGCTATTGGAAGTGATAGTGTGATTTCAGCTGCTTCGTTCCAAGAAACAACAAAAGTTTTAACAGAAGCAAGTATTGCGGGTAAATTTGATTATCTTGAGGATCTAAAAGAAAATGTAATATTAGGTCGTATGATTCCTGTTGGTACAGGTCTTTACGGGGATCAAAATTTAAAGCTTAAGCAACAAAATTAA
- a CDS encoding CatA-like O-acetyltransferase, which yields MFKIIDLEQYKRKEYFNFYTQNIPCSFEIVVKLDISFLLFCKNNNL from the coding sequence ATGTTTAAAATAATTGATTTAGAACAATATAAAAGAAAAGAATATTTTAACTTTTATACTCAAAATATTCCTTGCTCGTTTGAGATCGTTGTTAAATTAGATATTAGTTTTTTACTATTTTGTAAAAACAATAATTTATAA
- a CDS encoding CatA-like O-acetyltransferase, whose product MSTIPWIAFENFSLHLPKKEQYFFPIITSGKIIKENKKFIIPFSINVNHASNDAYRIYLFLEKLQENLNSL is encoded by the coding sequence ATTTCTACCATTCCTTGGATAGCTTTTGAGAATTTTTCTTTACACTTGCCAAAAAAAGAGCAATATTTCTTTCCTATTATAACAAGTGGAAAGATTATAAAAGAAAATAAAAAATTTATCATTCCTTTTAGTATTAATGTTAATCATGCCAGTAATGATGCTTATCGCATTTATTTGTTTTTAGAAAAACTCCAAGAAAACCTTAATAGTTTATAA
- the rpsL gene encoding 30S ribosomal protein S12, whose amino-acid sequence MPTINQLVRKERKKVLEKSKSPALKNCPQRRGVCTRVYTTTPKKPNSALRKVAKVRLTSGFEVISYIGGEGHNLQEHSIVLVRGGRVKDLPGVKYHIVRGALDTAGVAKRTVSRSKYGAKRPKAAAK is encoded by the coding sequence GTGCCAACCATAAATCAATTGGTTAGAAAAGAGCGCAAAAAAGTTTTAGAAAAATCTAAATCACCAGCGCTTAAAAATTGCCCGCAAAGAAGGGGAGTTTGTACTAGGGTTTATACAACAACTCCTAAAAAACCAAACTCAGCGTTAAGAAAAGTTGCCAAAGTAAGACTTACAAGTGGCTTTGAAGTTATTAGTTATATCGGTGGTGAAGGTCACAACCTACAAGAACACAGCATTGTTTTAGTGCGTGGTGGTAGGGTAAAAGACTTACCAGGTGTTAAGTATCACATTGTTCGTGGTGCCTTAGATACTGCAGGTGTTGCAAAAAGAACTGTTTCTCGTTCTAAATATGGTGCAAAACGCCCTAAAGCAGCAGCTAAGTAA
- the rpsG gene encoding 30S ribosomal protein S7 translates to MRRRKAPVREVLPDPIYGNKVITKFINSLMYDGKKSTATTIMYGALEAIDKKGGEKKGIEIFNDAIENIKPLLEVKSRRVGGATYQVPVEVRPARQQALAIRWIISFARKRSERTMIEKLAAELLDAANSKGASFKKKEDTYKMAEANKAFAHYRW, encoded by the coding sequence ATGAGAAGAAGAAAAGCTCCGGTAAGAGAAGTCTTGCCAGATCCGATTTATGGAAACAAAGTAATCACAAAATTCATTAATTCTTTAATGTATGATGGTAAAAAAAGCACGGCTACGACTATTATGTATGGTGCTTTAGAAGCTATCGATAAAAAAGGCGGAGAAAAAAAAGGCATAGAAATTTTTAATGATGCTATTGAAAATATTAAGCCTTTATTAGAAGTTAAATCTCGTCGTGTTGGTGGTGCCACTTATCAAGTTCCAGTAGAAGTACGTCCAGCTAGGCAACAAGCTTTAGCTATAAGATGGATTATTTCTTTTGCTAGAAAAAGAAGTGAAAGAACTATGATTGAAAAATTAGCAGCTGAATTATTAGACGCAGCTAATAGCAAAGGTGCTTCATTCAAGAAGAAAGAAGATACTTATAAAATGGCAGAAGCTAATAAAGCATTTGCTCATTATCGCTGGTAA
- the fusA gene encoding elongation factor G: MSRSTPLKRVRNIGIAAHIDAGKTTTSERILFFTGMSHKIGEVHDGAATMDWMEQEKERGITITSAATTCFWKNHQINLIDTPGHVDFTIEVERSMRVLDGAVAVFCSVGGVQPQSETVWRQANKYGVPRIVFVNKMDRIGANFFNVEEQIKNRLKGNPVPLQIPIGAEDNFKGVIDLITMKALVWEDENKPTDYVEKEIPVELKEKAEEYRTKMIEAVSETSDELMEKYLGGEELTQEEIKAGIKAGCLSLSMVPMLCGTAFKNKGVQPLLDAVVAYLPAPDEVANIKGEYEDGTEVSVKSTDDGEFAGLAFKIMTDPFVGQLTFVRVYRGSLESGSYAYNSTKDKKERIGRLLKMHSNKREEIKTLYAGEIGAVVGLKDTLTGDTLASEKDKVILERMDFPDPVISVAVEPKTKADQEKMSIALNKLAQEDPSFRVSTDEESGQTIISGMGELHLEIIVDRMLREFKVEAEVGQPQVAYRETIRKTVEQEYKYAKQSGGRGQYGHVFLRLEPLEPGSGYEFVNDIKGGVIPKEYIPAVDKGVQEALQNGVLAGYPVEDVKVTVYDGSYHEVDSSEMAFKLAASMGFKEGARKAGAVILEPMMKVEVETPEEYMGDVIGDLNKRRGQVNSMDERGGNKIITAFCPLAEMFGYSTDLRSQTQGRATYSMEFDHYDEVPKNVSEEIIKKRNG; this comes from the coding sequence ATGTCAAGAAGTACTCCTTTAAAAAGAGTTAGAAATATAGGTATTGCAGCTCACATTGATGCTGGTAAAACAACTACTAGTGAGAGAATTCTTTTCTTTACAGGTATGAGTCATAAAATTGGTGAGGTGCATGATGGTGCAGCTACAATGGACTGGATGGAGCAAGAAAAAGAAAGAGGTATTACAATTACTTCTGCTGCTACAACTTGTTTTTGGAAAAATCACCAAATCAACCTTATAGACACTCCAGGTCACGTTGACTTTACGATTGAAGTTGAAAGATCAATGCGTGTTTTAGATGGTGCTGTTGCGGTATTTTGTTCAGTAGGTGGAGTTCAACCACAATCAGAAACTGTTTGGAGACAAGCTAATAAATACGGTGTTCCAAGAATTGTTTTTGTAAATAAAATGGATAGAATTGGTGCAAATTTCTTTAATGTAGAAGAGCAAATTAAAAATCGCTTAAAAGGCAATCCAGTTCCACTTCAAATTCCAATTGGCGCTGAAGATAATTTCAAAGGTGTGATTGATCTTATTACCATGAAAGCTTTGGTATGGGAAGATGAAAATAAGCCAACTGATTATGTAGAAAAAGAAATTCCAGTTGAGCTTAAAGAAAAAGCTGAAGAATACCGCACAAAAATGATAGAAGCGGTTTCTGAAACAAGTGACGAGTTGATGGAAAAGTATTTAGGTGGTGAAGAGCTTACTCAAGAAGAAATCAAAGCAGGTATTAAAGCAGGATGTTTAAGTCTTTCTATGGTTCCTATGCTTTGTGGTACAGCTTTTAAAAATAAAGGTGTTCAACCATTACTTGATGCCGTTGTTGCTTATTTACCAGCTCCTGATGAAGTTGCTAATATCAAAGGTGAGTACGAAGATGGTACTGAAGTGTCTGTAAAATCAACCGATGATGGTGAATTTGCAGGTCTTGCATTTAAAATTATGACCGACCCTTTTGTTGGGCAATTAACTTTCGTTCGTGTATATAGAGGAAGTTTAGAAAGCGGATCTTATGCGTACAACTCAACAAAAGATAAAAAAGAAAGAATTGGTCGTCTTTTGAAAATGCACTCTAATAAAAGAGAAGAGATTAAAACTTTATATGCAGGAGAAATTGGAGCGGTTGTTGGTCTTAAAGACACACTAACTGGCGATACTTTAGCAAGTGAAAAAGATAAGGTTATTTTAGAGAGAATGGACTTTCCAGATCCTGTTATTTCAGTTGCTGTTGAGCCTAAAACAAAAGCAGATCAAGAAAAAATGTCTATTGCTTTAAATAAATTAGCTCAAGAAGATCCAAGCTTTAGAGTTTCTACAGATGAAGAAAGCGGTCAAACTATCATCTCAGGTATGGGTGAACTTCACTTAGAAATTATCGTTGATAGAATGCTTCGTGAATTTAAAGTTGAAGCTGAAGTTGGTCAACCTCAAGTTGCTTACCGTGAAACTATTAGAAAAACAGTTGAGCAAGAGTATAAATACGCTAAACAATCAGGTGGTCGTGGTCAGTATGGTCATGTATTCTTAAGACTTGAGCCACTTGAGCCAGGTAGTGGATATGAATTTGTAAATGATATCAAAGGTGGGGTAATTCCAAAAGAATATATTCCAGCAGTTGATAAAGGTGTTCAAGAAGCATTACAAAACGGTGTTTTAGCGGGATATCCTGTTGAAGATGTTAAAGTAACTGTTTATGACGGAAGTTACCACGAAGTGGATTCTTCTGAAATGGCATTTAAACTTGCAGCTTCTATGGGCTTTAAAGAAGGTGCTAGAAAAGCAGGTGCGGTAATCTTAGAACCTATGATGAAAGTTGAAGTTGAAACTCCAGAAGAATACATGGGTGATGTTATTGGAGATTTAAATAAACGTCGTGGTCAAGTAAATTCAATGGATGAAAGAGGTGGTAATAAAATTATTACAGCATTTTGTCCTTTGGCTGAGATGTTTGGTTATTCAACTGATCTTAGAAGTCAAACTCAAGGTCGTGCTACTTACTCTATGGAATTTGATCACTATGATGAAGTTCCAAAAAATGTTTCTGAAGAAATTATCAAAAAAAGAAACGGTTAA
- a CDS encoding hemolysin family protein — MDPSQSLDLNQTLPAVASIDVGYSTFMILVALALVLLNGFFVLSEFAIVKVRRSKLEEMVKEKKRNAKKALEVTSKLDTYLSACQLGITLSSLALGWIGEPAIAKILEVPLANLGLAPALIHTIAFVIAFAIITLLHVVLGELVPKSVAIAIADKAVLWIARPLHLFWLLFLPFIKTFDFLAAISLKVIGIKPAKEHELSHSEEEIKFIASESQKGGILDEFETEIIRNAVDFSDTVAKEIMTPRKDMICLNKQKSYEENMQIVCQYKHTRFPYIDGSKDVILGMVHIRDIMQNELSKDKKNLDDFLIKMILVPENISISKVLFMMNKEQVHTALVVDEYGGTAGLLTMEDIMEEIVGDINDEHDDSSPHFKKLAENIYEFQGRYEISEVEEMLDIRFNEELEQVTIGGYVFNLLGRLPVVGDRIEDEFCYYEVKKMDGNSIERIKVVRKNTDEEE, encoded by the coding sequence TTGGACCCCAGTCAATCTTTAGACTTAAATCAAACATTACCCGCTGTTGCCTCAATTGATGTAGGCTATTCTACTTTTATGATTCTTGTTGCGTTAGCTTTAGTGCTTTTAAATGGATTTTTTGTTTTATCTGAATTTGCTATTGTTAAAGTACGTAGATCAAAACTTGAGGAAATGGTAAAAGAAAAAAAACGCAATGCAAAAAAAGCTTTAGAAGTAACCTCAAAGCTAGATACTTATTTAAGTGCCTGCCAACTTGGTATTACGCTAAGCTCTCTTGCTCTTGGTTGGATAGGTGAACCTGCTATCGCTAAAATTCTTGAAGTGCCTTTGGCAAATTTAGGCTTAGCTCCAGCATTAATTCATACCATAGCATTTGTTATTGCTTTTGCTATTATTACATTATTGCATGTTGTATTAGGTGAATTAGTTCCAAAAAGTGTTGCCATAGCTATTGCAGATAAAGCTGTTTTATGGATTGCAAGACCTTTGCATTTGTTTTGGCTACTTTTCTTACCTTTTATCAAAACATTTGATTTTTTAGCTGCAATTTCTTTAAAAGTTATAGGCATTAAGCCCGCTAAAGAACATGAATTAAGCCACTCTGAAGAAGAGATTAAATTTATTGCAAGTGAAAGTCAAAAAGGTGGAATACTGGATGAGTTTGAAACTGAAATCATACGCAATGCTGTTGATTTTTCAGATACAGTAGCAAAAGAAATCATGACCCCTAGAAAAGATATGATATGTCTTAACAAACAAAAAAGCTATGAAGAAAATATGCAAATAGTTTGTCAATACAAACATACACGCTTTCCATATATAGATGGTTCTAAAGATGTTATTTTAGGTATGGTACACATTAGAGACATCATGCAAAATGAACTTAGCAAAGATAAGAAAAATTTAGATGATTTTTTAATCAAAATGATCTTAGTTCCAGAAAATATTAGTATATCTAAAGTACTTTTCATGATGAATAAAGAACAAGTTCATACAGCATTAGTAGTAGATGAATATGGTGGTACAGCCGGTCTTTTAACCATGGAAGATATTATGGAGGAAATCGTTGGAGATATTAACGATGAACATGATGATTCTAGTCCACATTTTAAAAAACTTGCAGAAAATATCTATGAATTTCAAGGAAGATATGAAATTAGTGAAGTGGAAGAAATGCTTGATATACGCTTTAATGAAGAGCTAGAACAAGTCACTATAGGTGGATATGTTTTCAATCTTTTAGGACGCTTACCAGTAGTTGGAGATAGAATAGAAGATGAATTCTGCTACTATGAAGTCAAAAAGATGGATGGCAATAGTATAGAACGTATTAAAGTTGTACGCAAAAATACTGATGAAGAAGAGTGA
- a CDS encoding putative transporter, translated as MFKSFFYSKKWALWAYLGLFFLLASLLAQTSINVAINEWYKEFYDVLQDAKNHSIDDFYHFIKQFLYLALPYVLIATITQYFGSIYAFKWREAMTFDYIKFWQKKDDNIEGSSQRIQEDIYNFSKIIESLGLAFVKAIMTLIAFVPILWMLSAHVNLPILKDINGSLVWIAFLVSLGGLVISWFVGIKLPGLEYNNQKAEAAFRKELVFAEDDRKNYASDESILSLFTGLKINYKRLFLHYGYFNIWLYLFEQIMVIVPFLIMAPSLFLGLIQLGIIIQVGNAFDQVRSSFSIFITNWTTITQLRSIYKRLDEFEKNIEYRKH; from the coding sequence ATGTTTAAATCTTTTTTTTATTCAAAAAAATGGGCATTGTGGGCTTATTTGGGTTTATTTTTTTTGCTAGCTTCTTTACTCGCTCAAACTTCCATTAATGTTGCAATAAATGAATGGTATAAAGAATTTTATGATGTTTTACAAGATGCAAAAAATCACAGCATAGATGACTTTTATCATTTTATTAAGCAATTTTTATATTTAGCATTGCCTTATGTATTAATCGCTACTATCACACAATATTTTGGAAGTATTTATGCCTTTAAATGGCGTGAGGCTATGACTTTTGATTATATTAAATTTTGGCAAAAAAAAGATGACAATATAGAAGGTAGTTCACAAAGAATTCAAGAAGATATTTATAATTTTTCAAAAATCATAGAAAGCTTAGGATTGGCTTTTGTTAAGGCAATTATGACTTTAATTGCTTTTGTGCCAATTTTATGGATGTTAAGCGCACACGTTAATTTACCTATTTTAAAAGACATTAATGGCTCTTTAGTATGGATTGCATTTTTAGTTTCTTTGGGAGGTCTTGTTATATCATGGTTTGTTGGTATTAAATTACCTGGTCTTGAATATAATAATCAAAAAGCCGAAGCTGCTTTTAGAAAAGAACTTGTTTTTGCTGAAGATGATAGAAAAAATTATGCAAGTGATGAAAGTATTTTAAGTTTATTTACCGGACTTAAAATCAATTATAAAAGATTATTTTTGCATTATGGATATTTTAATATATGGCTTTATCTATTTGAGCAAATCATGGTTATAGTGCCTTTTTTAATCATGGCTCCAAGCTTGTTTTTAGGACTTATACAACTTGGAATTATCATACAAGTTGGCAATGCTTTTGATCAAGTTAGATCTTCATTTAGTATTTTCATCACCAATTGGACAACCATCACACAATTGCGTAGCATTTATAAGCGCTTAGATGAATTTGAAAAAAATATTGAATATAGAAAACATTAA